The nucleotide window ATTTACTCTTTTGTTCTTCATTACAAATGGCTCTTACCTGTTTAAAAAACTCAAAAACCTCCAACTCTTTCTCTACTTCTAGCCTACTAGTCCTTTCAATAATTGCTCTAGTATCTATAGTAGAATTCTCTTCTTGAAAAGAACTAAACAGATTATCTTTCTGTCTTGTAATTTTTCTTTCAAAATCAAGCATTCTTTCTCTATGCTTTTCATCTAATTCAGTAAAAACTCCCTTTTGTTCTTCAGAGAAATTAAGTTGATTGGTTAAGAAGTTTCTTGCTGGTGGTTTCTTACCTCTTTGATGCGTCTGAGCAACCAATATGTAAATTAAAAAACCGTTTAACACCACCAAAACAATTATTAAAACTGTAAGTAATTTTGTTTTCATACTCTTTAATTTAATAAACTTGTTGAAGTTTGTAAATTATACTCTTGAGCAAAACCCTCTATATTATTCGAATTACTAGTTTGCTCTTCTGCATTAAATGC belongs to Polaribacter dokdonensis and includes:
- a CDS encoding Spy/CpxP family protein refolding chaperone gives rise to the protein MKTKLLTVLIIVLVVLNGFLIYILVAQTHQRGKKPPARNFLTNQLNFSEEQKGVFTELDEKHRERMLDFERKITRQKDNLFSSFQEENSTIDTRAIIERTSRLEVEKELEVFEFFKQVRAICNEEQKSKFDKIIKQALRGNKPGPPNRNGDHFPRERRMPPPPR